The Egibacteraceae bacterium genome includes a window with the following:
- a CDS encoding A/G-specific adenine glycosylase encodes MVRTFSGAASGTEGRQLRLQRLLLAWFRTDARPLAWRRTRDPYAILVSEIMLQQTQAERVEPFYENFLLEFPDVRSLAQASRAAVLRAWGGLGYNRRAVSLHQAARTIVDRHGGRVPADLDDLLALPGVGAYTARAVMAFAFGADVAPVDVNVARILARAVTGQPMSRAQTQHLADDLVPAGQAAEWTSALMDLGAHYCTSRVPRCGACPVAATCAWRGGGSAADEASDPAAAAGRARAPEAFAGSDRYHRGRLVDTLRRGPVDTDGLPRAADLDDTGRLAALTRTLVDDGLAEWSDGSLQLPGS; translated from the coding sequence ATGGTCCGGACCTTCTCCGGCGCGGCGTCCGGCACCGAGGGTCGCCAATTGCGCCTCCAGCGTCTCCTCCTCGCGTGGTTCCGGACCGATGCGCGGCCGCTCGCCTGGCGCCGGACCCGTGATCCCTACGCGATCCTCGTCAGCGAGATCATGCTCCAGCAGACACAGGCGGAGCGCGTCGAGCCGTTCTACGAGAACTTCCTCCTGGAGTTCCCCGACGTCCGGTCCCTGGCCCAGGCGTCCCGCGCTGCGGTGCTGCGCGCCTGGGGCGGGCTGGGGTACAACCGGCGTGCGGTCAGCCTCCACCAGGCGGCCCGGACGATCGTGGACCGCCACGGCGGGCGGGTGCCCGCAGACCTCGACGACCTGCTCGCGCTCCCCGGCGTGGGGGCGTACACCGCCCGAGCGGTGATGGCGTTCGCGTTCGGGGCGGATGTCGCGCCGGTCGACGTGAATGTGGCCCGCATCCTGGCGCGGGCCGTGACCGGGCAACCCATGAGCCGAGCGCAGACCCAGCACCTCGCAGACGACCTGGTGCCGGCGGGGCAGGCAGCGGAGTGGACGAGCGCCCTCATGGACCTCGGTGCGCACTACTGCACCAGCCGGGTCCCCCGCTGCGGCGCGTGTCCGGTGGCGGCGACCTGCGCGTGGCGGGGTGGGGGGTCGGCGGCGGACGAAGCCTCGGACCCGGCAGCCGCCGCGGGACGGGCGCGTGCCCCCGAGGCGTTCGCCGGCAGCGACCGCTACCACCGTGGTCGCCTTGTGGACACCTTGCGCCGCGGCCCCGTGGACACCGACGGCCTCCCGCGCGCCGCAGACCTCGACGACACGGGCAGGCTCGCCGCGCTGACCAGGACACTGGTCGACGACGGGCTGGCGGAGTGGAGCGACGGCTCGTTGCAGCTCCCCGGCTCGTGA